In the genome of Granulibacter bethesdensis CGDNIH1, one region contains:
- a CDS encoding ComF family protein, whose product MPILIRSAGLHLLNWLIPPTCPVCHAETSMTGPDGLSGLLCASCFATLNFIVPPVCQCCGRPMDAAEGIAPDGVCEVCRIKPPRFRHARAALLYDDGSRRIILPFKHADRMAHASLLARWMADSGGDLLRQADWLVPVPLHPSRLRQRRYNQSALLCRALSRLTGVPVMLDGLQRIRRTPSLGTLTARQRQQMMRGAIQTRAARRQKLRAARIVVVDDVMTSGATISACVRALYAAGAASVDVLTAARVELPDEIPLSGQVKTPM is encoded by the coding sequence ATGCCAATCCTGATCCGTTCGGCAGGGTTGCATCTGCTGAACTGGCTGATCCCTCCGACATGCCCGGTCTGTCATGCCGAAACTTCCATGACGGGGCCGGATGGCCTGTCCGGTCTGCTTTGCGCTTCCTGCTTCGCCACGCTGAATTTCATCGTGCCGCCGGTCTGCCAGTGTTGTGGACGTCCGATGGATGCGGCGGAGGGCATTGCACCGGATGGCGTGTGCGAGGTTTGCCGGATCAAACCTCCGCGGTTCCGTCATGCGCGTGCGGCGCTGCTGTATGATGATGGATCACGCCGGATCATTCTGCCGTTCAAGCATGCTGATCGCATGGCGCATGCCTCCTTGCTGGCACGTTGGATGGCGGATTCCGGGGGCGATCTGCTGCGGCAGGCCGACTGGCTGGTACCGGTTCCGCTGCATCCTTCCCGCCTGCGGCAAAGGCGCTACAACCAGTCGGCTCTGTTGTGCCGGGCGCTGTCGCGTCTGACCGGCGTGCCTGTGATGCTGGACGGATTGCAGCGTATTCGCCGCACGCCGAGCCTCGGCACACTGACCGCCAGGCAAAGGCAACAGATGATGCGGGGAGCCATTCAGACACGCGCCGCCAGAAGACAGAAGCTGCGTGCAGCCCGAATCGTCGTCGTGGATGATGTGATGACCAGCGGTGCGACCATTTCTGCCTGTGTCAGGGCGCTCTATGCGGCAGGGGCTGCTTCCGTTGATGTTCTGACTGCGGCGCGGGTGGAGTTGCCGGATGAAATACCCTTGTCAGGACAGGTCAAAACCCCGATGTGA
- a CDS encoding aspartate kinase, with the protein MARIVMKFGGTSVGDLDRIRNVARLVKREVDAGNEVSVVVSAMSGVTNQLVGYCQSLSPLHDAREYDTVVATGEQVTTGLLSIALQEAGVDARSWLGWQLPIRTDNAHGKARIESIEGGELINRMQAGQVPVVAGFQGIGPDHRITTLGRGGSDTSAVAVAAAVRADRCDIYTDVDGVYTTDPRIVARARKLDRISYEEMLELASVGSKVLQTRSVELAMKERVRVRVLSSFADPEGENVGTLVVDEDEIVEKEIVSGIAYSRDEAKITVRRVPDRPGVAAHVLGPLTEANVNVDMIVQNVAEDGTTDMTFTVGTSDLPRAQAALSAAQVEIGFAEMSADPQVCKISVVGVGMRSHVGVATTMFRTLAEKGINIQVISTSEIKVSVLIAEEYAELAVRALHTAYGLDAA; encoded by the coding sequence ATGGCCCGCATTGTCATGAAATTCGGCGGCACATCCGTCGGTGATCTCGACCGCATCCGCAATGTCGCGCGTCTGGTCAAACGCGAGGTGGATGCCGGGAATGAAGTTTCGGTCGTCGTCTCCGCCATGTCTGGTGTGACCAACCAGCTGGTCGGCTACTGCCAGTCCCTGTCGCCGCTGCATGATGCGCGGGAATACGACACGGTCGTAGCCACCGGGGAGCAGGTCACCACCGGGTTGCTGTCGATCGCGTTGCAGGAGGCAGGGGTGGATGCCCGCTCCTGGCTTGGCTGGCAGTTGCCGATCCGCACCGACAATGCCCATGGCAAGGCCCGTATCGAAAGCATTGAGGGCGGAGAACTGATCAACCGCATGCAGGCCGGTCAGGTGCCGGTCGTGGCGGGCTTTCAGGGGATTGGCCCCGATCACCGTATCACCACGCTCGGCCGTGGCGGCTCCGACACGTCGGCGGTGGCGGTGGCGGCGGCAGTGCGGGCGGATCGCTGCGATATTTATACCGACGTGGATGGGGTCTATACCACCGATCCGCGTATCGTTGCCCGCGCCAGAAAGCTGGATCGTATTTCGTATGAGGAAATGCTGGAGCTGGCTTCTGTCGGCTCCAAGGTGCTGCAAACCCGCAGTGTCGAGCTGGCGATGAAGGAACGGGTACGCGTCAGGGTTCTATCCAGTTTCGCGGATCCTGAAGGCGAGAATGTCGGCACATTGGTAGTGGATGAGGACGAGATCGTGGAAAAGGAAATCGTGTCCGGCATTGCGTATTCGCGGGACGAGGCAAAGATCACTGTCCGGCGTGTGCCGGACCGGCCAGGCGTGGCGGCCCATGTGCTGGGACCGCTGACGGAAGCCAATGTGAATGTGGACATGATCGTCCAGAACGTGGCGGAAGACGGCACCACCGACATGACCTTCACCGTTGGCACTTCAGATCTGCCGCGCGCGCAGGCCGCACTGTCGGCGGCACAGGTGGAGATTGGCTTTGCGGAAATGAGTGCTGATCCGCAGGTGTGCAAAATCAGCGTGGTGGGTGTCGGCATGCGCAGCCATGTCGGCGTGGCAACCACCATGTTCCGCACGCTGGCGGAAAAAGGGATCAACATTCAGGTGATCTCCACCAGCGAGATCAAGGTCAGTGTGCTGATCGCCGAGGAATATGCGGAGCTTGCAGTGCGTGCCCTGCATACTGCGTATGGTCTGGATGCGGCCTGA
- the grxC gene encoding glutaredoxin 3, whose amino-acid sequence MPLIEIYTQPYCPYCSRALALLERKQVPFKEIQALPGSPARAEARQRSGGRTSVPQIFIGGRHIGGCDDMMALEAAGELDPLLQAA is encoded by the coding sequence ATACCGTTGATCGAAATCTATACGCAGCCTTACTGCCCATATTGCTCGCGTGCGCTTGCCTTGCTGGAGAGGAAGCAGGTGCCTTTCAAGGAAATTCAGGCCCTTCCCGGCTCTCCCGCACGGGCGGAGGCCAGGCAGCGCTCTGGCGGTCGTACCAGCGTGCCACAGATCTTCATAGGGGGGCGCCATATCGGCGGCTGTGATGACATGATGGCGCTGGAAGCGGCCGGAGAGCTGGACCCGTTATTGCAAGCTGCCTGA
- the pgmG gene encoding phosphoglucomutase/phosphomannomutase PgmG, whose amino-acid sequence MAFTHQFDPTSLREYDIRGIVGRTLHPADAFAIGRVFGTIVARAGGSTVAVGYDGRLSSPELEPALVEGLKKSGMDVIRIGRGPTPMLYFAATTLETDGAIMVTGSHNPPDYNGFKMMLGRKPFFGKQIAELGAMAACGDVVGEASGTDRAEDVSAAYVARLISDWDGGDHLLNVVWDNGNGAAGEVLQKLVPSLPGHHEILNGEIDGTFPAHHPDPTVPKNLQQLISAVRSKGADLGIAFDGDADRIGVVDDTGEILFGDQLLVVLARDVLKQHPGGTIIADVKASQVLFDEVAKAGGMPLMWKTGHSLIKAKMAETGAPLAGEMSGHIFFADRWYGFDDALYAAVRLLGIIARMDGKLSAVRSALPQVINTPELRFNCDDTRKFGVIEEVAARLRQDGANVAETDGVRVLTEDGWWLLRASNTQAVLVARAEATSEDGLERLKAALVSQLEQSGLAAPDFSGENAGH is encoded by the coding sequence ATGGCCTTTACGCACCAATTCGATCCGACCTCTTTGCGTGAATACGATATTCGCGGCATCGTGGGCCGCACGTTGCACCCCGCTGACGCTTTCGCCATCGGGCGGGTCTTCGGAACCATCGTCGCGCGTGCGGGCGGCAGCACGGTGGCGGTCGGCTATGATGGTCGTCTCTCCTCGCCGGAGCTGGAGCCTGCTCTGGTGGAGGGGCTGAAGAAAAGCGGCATGGATGTCATCCGCATCGGTCGTGGTCCGACCCCGATGTTGTATTTCGCAGCGACGACGCTGGAAACCGACGGTGCCATCATGGTGACCGGCAGCCATAATCCGCCGGACTATAACGGCTTCAAGATGATGCTGGGCCGCAAGCCGTTTTTCGGCAAGCAGATTGCCGAACTGGGGGCCATGGCGGCCTGTGGCGATGTGGTCGGAGAAGCCAGCGGCACCGATCGGGCGGAGGATGTGTCCGCCGCCTATGTGGCCCGCCTGATTTCCGATTGGGATGGCGGTGATCACCTGCTGAATGTGGTGTGGGATAACGGCAATGGTGCCGCGGGCGAGGTGCTGCAAAAGCTTGTACCCAGCCTGCCGGGCCATCATGAGATCCTTAATGGCGAGATTGATGGCACCTTCCCGGCCCACCATCCCGACCCCACCGTGCCGAAGAATCTTCAGCAGCTGATCAGTGCGGTTCGCAGCAAGGGGGCCGATCTTGGTATCGCCTTCGATGGGGATGCGGACCGTATCGGCGTGGTGGATGATACCGGTGAGATCCTGTTCGGCGATCAGCTTCTGGTGGTGTTGGCAAGGGATGTGCTGAAGCAGCATCCTGGCGGCACCATCATCGCCGATGTGAAGGCGAGTCAGGTTCTGTTCGACGAGGTGGCCAAGGCTGGCGGCATGCCGCTGATGTGGAAAACAGGCCATTCCCTGATCAAGGCGAAAATGGCGGAAACCGGTGCTCCTCTGGCGGGTGAGATGTCCGGCCATATTTTCTTTGCCGACCGGTGGTATGGGTTTGACGACGCGCTGTATGCCGCTGTGCGTCTGCTGGGTATTATCGCGCGGATGGATGGCAAGTTGTCTGCCGTCCGCAGTGCATTGCCACAGGTGATCAACACGCCGGAGCTGCGCTTCAACTGCGACGATACCCGCAAATTCGGCGTGATCGAGGAAGTCGCTGCCCGTCTGCGTCAGGACGGCGCCAATGTCGCGGAAACCGATGGTGTGCGGGTGCTGACGGAGGATGGCTGGTGGCTGCTGCGTGCCTCCAACACCCAGGCAGTGCTGGTGGCGCGTGCAGAGGCAACCAGCGAGGATGGGCTGGAACGGCTGAAGGCCGCTCTTGTTTCCCAGCTTGAGCAGAGCGGACTCGCGGCACCGGATTTTTCCGGTGAGAATGCCGGTCATTGA
- a CDS encoding helix-turn-helix domain-containing protein, whose translation MDLKEVMAVNVRRVRHAREMTQEELADRAGLSTRYIGAIERADVSVSITVLGRIAEALGVEPGTLLTASLCLG comes from the coding sequence ATGGACCTGAAAGAGGTCATGGCGGTCAATGTGCGTCGGGTGCGTCATGCCAGAGAGATGACGCAGGAAGAGCTGGCAGACCGTGCTGGCCTGAGTACCCGGTATATTGGCGCGATCGAGCGCGCGGACGTGTCGGTGAGCATCACGGTGTTGGGTCGGATCGCTGAGGCGCTGGGTGTCGAGCCGGGCACATTGCTGACGGCATCACTGTGCCTTGGCTGA
- a CDS encoding NAD(P)H-dependent flavin oxidoreductase — protein sequence MTDITQASNAAALDPRSLAAANVRLEELWSCGTEFLGSRYAILGGAMSWVSERHLVSAISNAGGFGVIACGSMMPDQLAAEIAATQALTDQPFGVNLITMHPALDDLIRVCLEAKVGHIVLAGGLPPGGAVRAVKDGGAKLICFAPALVLAKRLVRSGADALVIEGAEAGGHIGPVSLTVLAQEILPHLRDVPVFVAGGLGRGEAILSYLEMGASGAQLGTRFAATRESIAHDNFKRAFYRANARDALPSVQLDERFPVIPVRGLINEGTRQFMRHQLETRDRFLSGELTRDQAQLEIEHFWAGALRRAVIDGDVEHGSVMAGQSVGMVTGEQAIPEVIAELVEQAVSAIALRSL from the coding sequence ATGACGGATATCACTCAGGCCAGTAACGCAGCCGCTCTCGATCCTCGCAGTCTGGCTGCCGCCAATGTCAGGCTGGAAGAATTATGGTCCTGCGGGACGGAATTTCTTGGTTCCCGGTACGCCATTCTCGGCGGCGCAATGAGCTGGGTGAGCGAGCGGCACCTTGTCTCCGCCATTTCCAATGCGGGCGGTTTCGGCGTGATCGCTTGCGGCTCCATGATGCCGGATCAGCTTGCGGCGGAGATTGCCGCCACGCAGGCGCTGACCGACCAGCCTTTTGGCGTCAACCTCATTACCATGCATCCGGCGCTGGATGATCTGATCCGCGTGTGTCTGGAGGCGAAAGTCGGCCATATCGTGCTGGCGGGCGGATTGCCGCCGGGCGGCGCCGTGCGAGCGGTCAAGGATGGCGGCGCGAAGCTGATCTGCTTTGCGCCTGCCCTGGTGCTGGCGAAGCGTCTGGTCCGCTCTGGTGCCGATGCGCTGGTGATCGAGGGGGCAGAGGCCGGGGGACATATCGGTCCCGTTTCGCTGACCGTTCTGGCGCAGGAAATTCTGCCTCATCTGCGGGATGTTCCGGTGTTTGTCGCGGGTGGTCTGGGACGGGGTGAAGCGATCCTGTCCTATCTGGAAATGGGGGCCTCTGGAGCACAGCTAGGCACCCGCTTTGCCGCCACGCGTGAAAGCATCGCGCACGATAATTTCAAGCGGGCTTTCTACCGCGCCAATGCCCGTGATGCCCTGCCGAGCGTACAGCTGGATGAGCGCTTCCCGGTCATTCCGGTGCGGGGGCTGATCAATGAAGGTACCCGCCAGTTCATGCGCCATCAGTTGGAAACCCGTGATCGCTTCCTGTCCGGGGAACTGACGCGGGATCAGGCCCAGCTTGAAATCGAGCATTTCTGGGCCGGGGCGCTGCGTCGCGCCGTCATTGATGGCGATGTGGAGCATGGCTCGGTCATGGCCGGGCAGTCTGTCGGTATGGTGACGGGTGAGCAGGCCATTCCCGAGGTCATCGCAGAACTGGTGGAGCAGGCTGTTTCCGCCATCGCGCTGCGCAGCCTGTAA
- the galU gene encoding UTP--glucose-1-phosphate uridylyltransferase GalU yields MNKPLRKAVLPVAGLGTRFLPATKATAKEMLPVVDKPLIQYAVDEARAAGIEQFCMVTGRGKTAIVEHFDVAYELESTLRERNKDDALKLLEDTQLLPGSIVTVRQQEPLGLGHAIWCARAFIGEDPFAILLPDDLVLSETPCLKQLADAYQETGGNVVAVAEVPREQTNRYGILKTGEDDGRMVEVTGLVEKPKPEEAPSNLSIIGRYVLRPEVIAELARMERGAGNEVQLTDAMARLIGRMPFHGLRYEGRRFDCGDKAGFLEAQIAFALKRPDLAPAVRAFLKDYV; encoded by the coding sequence ATGAATAAACCGTTGCGCAAGGCGGTTTTACCGGTGGCCGGATTAGGCACCCGGTTTTTGCCCGCCACAAAGGCAACGGCGAAGGAAATGCTGCCCGTTGTCGACAAACCGCTGATTCAATATGCGGTGGACGAGGCGAGGGCCGCCGGGATCGAGCAGTTCTGCATGGTCACCGGCCGTGGCAAGACAGCCATCGTTGAGCATTTCGATGTCGCATATGAGCTTGAGTCTACATTGCGGGAGCGCAACAAGGATGATGCGCTGAAATTGCTGGAAGATACCCAGCTTCTGCCCGGCTCCATCGTCACGGTGCGCCAGCAGGAGCCGTTGGGTCTGGGCCATGCGATCTGGTGTGCGCGTGCCTTCATCGGGGAGGATCCGTTCGCTATCCTTTTGCCCGATGATCTGGTCCTGTCCGAGACGCCCTGCCTGAAGCAGTTGGCCGACGCCTATCAGGAAACCGGCGGTAACGTGGTTGCCGTGGCGGAAGTGCCGAGAGAGCAGACCAACCGCTACGGTATTCTCAAGACTGGCGAGGATGATGGCCGCATGGTCGAGGTGACCGGCCTGGTCGAGAAGCCGAAGCCGGAGGAAGCGCCATCCAACCTCTCCATCATCGGTCGCTATGTGCTGCGCCCGGAGGTAATTGCCGAGCTGGCGCGGATGGAGCGCGGGGCTGGTAATGAGGTGCAATTGACTGATGCTATGGCGCGTCTGATCGGCCGGATGCCGTTCCATGGCCTGCGTTATGAGGGACGCCGTTTCGATTGCGGCGACAAGGCAGGATTCCTGGAAGCACAGATCGCTTTTGCGTTGAAGCGCCCAGACCTTGCGCCGGCAGTCAGGGCGTTCCTGAAAGACTACGTGTAA
- a CDS encoding DUF1178 family protein: MIHYSVRCRHGHSFDGWFASSGAFDRQVEAGLIECPVCGDTQVERGLMTPSLGRKGNTLSEHAPVALPPDSASDDPLQAVSVPTPATASAAGVPAQLRAALQALRAQVEKHCDPVGEKFAAEALRIHRGEAEARGIYGQATAEEAEMLQDEGVSFAAIPWVPRSDS; encoded by the coding sequence ATGATACATTATAGCGTCCGGTGCCGGCATGGGCACAGCTTCGACGGATGGTTCGCCAGCAGCGGCGCCTTTGACCGTCAGGTTGAGGCTGGTCTGATTGAATGTCCTGTCTGCGGTGATACGCAGGTGGAGCGTGGCCTGATGACGCCTTCCTTGGGTCGTAAAGGCAATACGCTATCCGAACATGCGCCTGTCGCCCTGCCCCCTGATTCAGCCTCTGATGATCCGTTGCAGGCTGTGTCCGTGCCCACGCCTGCAACGGCTTCTGCCGCAGGCGTTCCTGCCCAGTTGCGGGCGGCCTTGCAGGCGCTGCGGGCGCAGGTGGAAAAGCATTGCGACCCGGTGGGGGAGAAATTCGCCGCAGAAGCTCTGCGTATCCATCGTGGCGAGGCAGAGGCACGCGGCATTTACGGTCAGGCCACGGCCGAGGAAGCCGAGATGCTTCAGGATGAAGGTGTTTCCTTTGCCGCCATTCCCTGGGTTCCCCGCTCCGACAGCTGA
- the moaA gene encoding GTP 3',8-cyclase MoaA — MIDPFGRAITYLRVSVTDRCDLRCTYCMAEDMTFLPKRDVLTLEELDRLCRVFIELGVRKLRLTGGEPLVRRDVMQLISRLGQHLEHRGGQGLEELTLTTNGTQLARHAEALAAAGMRRINVSLDTLDPEIFRSITRRGQLETVLDGIFAARAAGLAVKINAVALKGLNDHEFDRMLGWCGEHGFDLCLIETMPMGEIDEDRTDRYLPLSLLRARLREHWTLQETDYRTGGPARYFTVRETGRRIGFITPMTHNFCESCNRVRLTCTGTLYMCLGQDDAADLRRPLREGADDAALRQAVQEAITRKPKGHDFIIDRRTHTPSVGRHMSVTGG; from the coding sequence ATGATCGATCCGTTCGGACGCGCTATTACCTATCTGCGGGTTTCCGTTACCGACCGCTGTGACCTGCGCTGTACCTATTGCATGGCAGAGGACATGACCTTCCTCCCCAAGCGGGATGTGCTGACGCTGGAGGAGCTGGACCGGCTGTGCCGTGTGTTCATTGAACTCGGGGTGCGGAAACTGCGGCTGACCGGGGGGGAACCTCTGGTGCGTCGGGATGTCATGCAGTTGATTTCCCGCCTCGGCCAGCATCTGGAGCATCGTGGCGGGCAGGGGCTGGAGGAGCTGACCCTGACCACCAACGGGACACAGCTGGCCCGTCATGCGGAGGCTCTGGCGGCGGCGGGGATGCGGCGTATCAATGTCAGCCTTGATACGCTCGACCCGGAGATCTTCCGCTCGATTACAAGGCGGGGACAGCTGGAAACGGTGCTGGACGGGATTTTCGCTGCTCGGGCTGCGGGTCTCGCAGTGAAGATCAACGCGGTCGCGCTCAAGGGTCTGAACGATCATGAATTCGACCGCATGCTGGGATGGTGCGGTGAGCATGGCTTCGATCTCTGCCTGATCGAAACCATGCCGATGGGCGAAATCGACGAGGATCGCACCGATCGCTATCTGCCGCTTTCTCTGCTACGCGCCCGGCTGCGGGAGCATTGGACGCTTCAGGAAACCGATTATCGCACCGGTGGCCCGGCCCGATATTTCACGGTACGGGAAACCGGGCGTAGAATCGGCTTTATTACGCCGATGACCCATAATTTCTGCGAAAGCTGCAATCGGGTGCGGCTGACCTGCACCGGTACGCTCTATATGTGCCTTGGTCAGGATGATGCGGCTGATCTGCGCCGTCCCTTGCGGGAGGGGGCGGATGATGCCGCCCTGCGTCAGGCGGTGCAGGAGGCGATCACCCGCAAACCGAAAGGCCATGATTTCATCATTGACCGCCGTACGCATACGCCCTCTGTCGGGCGGCATATGAGTGTGACGGGCGGCTGA
- a CDS encoding methyltransferase domain-containing protein, giving the protein MSDDVLIFDRHAVRLHRDRAARHGITSVAGVLDELAGRLLDRLDDVTRPFSHALDIGGRGRIAPLLRARGIHTVSCDLSPSMASLSGTPCVAADEEWLPFAPASFDLIVASMSLHWINDLPGALVQIRQALKPDGLFLASMPVLGTLDTLREALSRSEDSLTGGASPRVAPFATLQDGAALLQRAGFALPVADQDEVTLLYKTPMALLRDLRAAGETNAVRLRDRSIPPPSLFPLALSHLTQEGQPHMQARLRLAMLTGWAPADSQPKPARRGSGQISLADILGTPPIEPG; this is encoded by the coding sequence ATGTCCGATGACGTCCTTATATTCGACCGCCATGCCGTCCGGCTGCACCGTGATCGGGCCGCACGGCATGGCATCACGTCAGTCGCCGGTGTACTGGATGAGCTGGCCGGTCGTCTGCTGGACCGGCTGGACGATGTCACTCGCCCGTTCAGCCATGCGCTGGACATAGGCGGGCGGGGCCGCATCGCCCCTCTGTTGCGGGCACGCGGGATCCATACCGTCAGCTGCGACCTGTCACCCTCCATGGCGTCCCTGTCCGGCACGCCCTGCGTCGCGGCAGATGAAGAATGGCTGCCTTTCGCCCCGGCCTCGTTCGATCTGATTGTCGCGAGCATGTCGCTGCACTGGATAAATGATCTTCCCGGAGCGCTGGTGCAGATCAGGCAGGCCCTGAAACCGGATGGGCTGTTTTTGGCCAGCATGCCGGTGCTCGGCACGCTCGATACGCTGCGGGAGGCACTGAGCCGTTCGGAAGACAGCCTGACTGGCGGCGCATCGCCGCGCGTCGCCCCTTTCGCCACCCTGCAGGACGGTGCCGCCCTGTTGCAGCGAGCGGGGTTTGCCCTGCCTGTCGCCGATCAGGATGAGGTGACACTCCTCTACAAGACCCCGATGGCGCTGCTGCGCGATCTGCGCGCCGCCGGGGAGACCAATGCGGTGAGGCTGCGTGATCGCAGCATACCGCCGCCTTCACTGTTTCCGCTCGCTTTGTCGCATCTGACGCAGGAAGGGCAGCCTCATATGCAGGCGAGGCTGCGTCTGGCAATGCTGACCGGCTGGGCACCCGCCGACAGTCAGCCGAAACCGGCACGGCGCGGCAGCGGTCAGATCAGTCTGGCCGATATTCTCGGCACACCCCCGATAGAACCGGGCTGA
- the ubiG gene encoding bifunctional 2-polyprenyl-6-hydroxyphenol methylase/3-demethylubiquinol 3-O-methyltransferase UbiG, whose amino-acid sequence MAEVDSHDRHAAHAPAANVSEEEVSRFDALASRWWDPYGPMRPLHMMNPARIGWVTRHLPDRATMQDATILDVGCGAGLAAEALAHQGYRVLGLDAAAEAVAAAQEHAALSSGLILSYRAGTAEELLSEGQHFRAITALEVIEHVPDPAAFLSLLHDLLEPGGRVFISTLNRTARSWAVAKLGAEYLLRWLPVGTHDWQRFIAPHKLTGLLRQAGLRPLDSAGLSFQPLRGCWTISRDLSINYIIAAQRDR is encoded by the coding sequence ATGGCCGAGGTCGATTCGCATGACAGACATGCCGCTCATGCTCCGGCAGCGAATGTCTCGGAGGAAGAGGTCTCCCGCTTCGATGCGCTGGCTTCCCGCTGGTGGGATCCGTACGGCCCGATGCGACCACTGCATATGATGAACCCGGCGCGGATCGGCTGGGTGACCAGGCACCTGCCGGATAGGGCCACCATGCAGGATGCCACCATTCTGGATGTGGGGTGTGGCGCAGGCCTCGCCGCCGAAGCGCTGGCCCATCAGGGCTACAGGGTTTTAGGACTGGATGCCGCGGCGGAAGCCGTTGCGGCGGCACAGGAACATGCCGCCCTTTCTTCCGGGCTGATCCTGTCCTACCGCGCCGGAACCGCTGAGGAATTACTGTCCGAGGGGCAGCATTTCCGTGCCATCACCGCGCTGGAAGTGATCGAGCATGTGCCGGATCCTGCCGCCTTCCTGTCACTGCTGCATGATCTGCTGGAACCGGGCGGGCGGGTCTTCATCTCCACCCTGAACCGTACCGCACGATCATGGGCGGTGGCGAAGCTCGGGGCGGAATATCTGCTGCGCTGGCTGCCGGTCGGCACGCATGACTGGCAGCGCTTCATTGCTCCACACAAGCTGACCGGCCTGCTGCGTCAGGCGGGTCTGCGTCCCCTCGACAGTGCCGGGCTGAGCTTCCAGCCATTGCGGGGGTGCTGGACGATCAGCCGGGATCTGTCCATCAACTACATCATCGCCGCGCAAAGAGATCGTTAG
- a CDS encoding DUF3553 domain-containing protein — MMSRAFSSYLEPGQYVRHPQQPDWGLGQVQSAIGERVTVHFEHAGKVLINARIISLLVVDDPSAAS, encoded by the coding sequence ATGATGAGCAGAGCGTTTTCCTCCTATCTGGAGCCTGGCCAGTATGTCCGTCATCCGCAGCAGCCTGATTGGGGGCTGGGGCAGGTCCAGTCCGCCATTGGGGAGCGGGTGACGGTGCATTTCGAACATGCGGGCAAAGTGCTGATCAATGCCCGCATCATCTCGCTTCTGGTGGTGGATGACCCTTCCGCCGCATCATGA